A single region of the Erythrobacter sp. HL-111 genome encodes:
- a CDS encoding HNH endonuclease, with translation MAINLVIAVTDGDWFEILRRQPDLGEVNFWAPSAANFRALQPGELFLFKLHAPRNVIVGGGIFAYANALPCSLAWEAFGGANGARSAQEMRARIARYRRADPGDRSDFEIGCRILTQPFFFAEADWIPVPQSWAPNIVSFKTYNTGDAEGIALWEAVNERMNRPDFPGMAESQARFGEPQLIRPRLGQGAFRVLVTDTYNRRCAITQERTLPALEAAHIRPYGDGGAHEAQNGLLLRRDIHSLFDAGYVTVTPDLRFEVSRRIKEEFDNGRHYYPGLFTGGGLTGWREWRKHLHCCRNVVA, from the coding sequence ATGGCCATCAATCTCGTCATCGCCGTCACCGACGGAGACTGGTTCGAGATACTGCGGCGTCAGCCGGACCTCGGCGAGGTCAATTTCTGGGCACCGTCGGCGGCGAATTTCCGAGCGCTTCAGCCGGGCGAGCTCTTCCTGTTCAAGCTTCATGCACCGCGCAACGTGATCGTCGGCGGCGGCATCTTCGCCTACGCCAACGCGCTGCCGTGTTCGCTGGCCTGGGAAGCCTTTGGCGGGGCGAACGGCGCTCGATCGGCGCAAGAGATGCGCGCCCGCATTGCGAGATACCGTCGGGCCGATCCGGGCGACCGGAGCGATTTCGAGATCGGCTGCCGTATCCTAACGCAGCCGTTCTTCTTCGCCGAGGCCGACTGGATTCCCGTCCCGCAAAGTTGGGCGCCGAATATTGTGTCATTCAAGACCTACAATACCGGAGACGCGGAGGGGATCGCGCTTTGGGAAGCGGTGAACGAGCGGATGAACCGGCCCGACTTTCCCGGAATGGCCGAATCCCAGGCACGGTTCGGCGAGCCGCAGCTCATACGGCCACGCCTCGGGCAAGGAGCGTTCCGGGTGCTTGTCACTGACACCTACAATCGTCGTTGTGCAATCACACAGGAGCGAACCCTTCCAGCGCTCGAAGCCGCGCATATCCGACCCTACGGCGATGGCGGCGCACACGAGGCGCAAAACGGGCTGTTGCTTCGGCGCGACATCCACAGCCTGTTCGACGCGGGCTATGTGACGGTGACGCCCGACCTGCGCTTCGAAGTGAGCCGCCGTATCAAGGAGGAGTTCGACAACGGTCGGCATTATTATCCCGGATTATTCACCGGCGGTGGTCTGACGGGTTGGCGGGAGTGGCGTAAGCATTTGCATTGTTGTAGGAATGTGGTTGCTTAA